From Sporosarcina sp. 6E9, a single genomic window includes:
- the radC gene encoding DNA repair protein RadC: MMTTKYITSAREAVATYNAIGSEAVIELQDILAVLIGPSSTPEITGRLASRGIRSLVEMTVAELEKEGMTHNEALKVHSGMLLAKKVRNAGKNEKRYTIRSPEDVASYLMVEMTSLTQEHFVVLYLNVKNDVLHKKTIFIGSLNSSIVHPREVYKEAVKHSAASIICAHNHPSGQPNPSQEDIEVTKKLAEAGSMMGVGLLDHIIIGDHQFISLKEKGYM, from the coding sequence ATGATGACAACAAAATATATTACATCTGCTCGTGAAGCAGTCGCAACATACAATGCAATAGGTTCTGAAGCGGTCATAGAGCTACAGGACATCCTAGCTGTCTTAATCGGCCCATCTTCAACTCCTGAAATTACAGGCCGTTTAGCGAGTCGTGGGATAAGGAGTTTAGTAGAAATGACGGTTGCTGAATTGGAAAAGGAAGGCATGACGCATAATGAAGCCCTGAAGGTTCATTCGGGAATGCTTTTAGCAAAAAAAGTACGTAATGCTGGAAAGAATGAAAAGCGTTACACAATAAGGTCTCCGGAAGATGTAGCATCTTATCTAATGGTAGAAATGACGTCACTAACGCAAGAGCATTTCGTAGTTTTATATCTAAATGTAAAGAATGATGTTCTTCATAAAAAGACAATCTTCATTGGTTCATTAAATTCATCAATAGTTCATCCAAGAGAAGTGTACAAGGAAGCTGTGAAACATAGTGCGGCATCTATAATATGTGCACATAATCATCCTAGCGGTCAGCCCAATCCTTCACAGGAAGATATTGAAGTGACGAAAAAACTGGCTGAGGCAGGTAGTATGATGGGGGTCGGGCTGTTAGACCATATAATTATTGGGGATCATCAGTTTATATCACTTAAGGAAAAAGGCTATATGTAA
- a CDS encoding single-stranded DNA-binding protein encodes MMNNVSLVGRLTKEPTLKFTQSGVAVCNFTLAVNRPFKNANGENEADFIMVQVWRKPAENAANFLKKGSQAAVSGRINSRHYENDKGDRIYVTEVVADFVQFLDPKPQGHGNQQQQGQEGYQKQPNPYGGTSNTQNQNSNHFETSGGSIAVSDDELPF; translated from the coding sequence ATTATGAATAACGTGAGCTTAGTAGGACGTTTAACAAAAGAACCAACACTTAAATTTACACAAAGCGGTGTTGCTGTTTGCAATTTTACATTAGCTGTGAATCGTCCGTTTAAAAATGCTAATGGTGAAAATGAAGCGGATTTCATCATGGTACAGGTTTGGAGGAAGCCTGCCGAAAATGCGGCAAACTTCCTTAAAAAAGGTAGTCAGGCCGCTGTGAGTGGAAGAATCAATAGTCGTCATTATGAAAATGATAAAGGGGATCGAATATATGTTACAGAGGTTGTAGCTGACTTTGTACAGTTTCTAGATCCAAAACCTCAAGGTCACGGCAATCAACAACAGCAAGGACAGGAGGGCTATCAGAAACAACCGAATCCTTATGGTGGTACCAGTAATACTCAAAATCAAAATAGTAATCACTTCGAAACGAGTGGAGGTTCCATTGCCGTAAGCGATGATGAACTGCCGTTTTAA
- a CDS encoding DNA cytosine methyltransferase, with translation MIFKKGELFNGPGGLALAAKNARIEHPITGEIWGIEHQWSNDFDSTSCETYRYNICGDIEDQTVICGPVENLQIGNKEVLGEIDCFAFGFPCNDFSVVGKKHGLDGEYGGLYSYGVKVLKEYQPKFFVAENVGGLQSANGGQAFIQILSELEESGYQITPHLYKFEEYGVPQARRRIIIVGIRNDLADKGIKFRVPAPTTATEFETASNAIMNPEIEEDAPNHEYPRHMERVKKMLSYIPPGENAWYAGIPEELRLNVKGARISSIYKRLDPDKPAYTVTGSGGGGTHMYHWEELRALTNRERARLQSFPDDFIFFGNKEAVRKQIGMAVPPRGVQTIFEAILKTFAGIDYESVEPAANLQLENLKGNQSIHSEDIISKKNDLASILS, from the coding sequence ATGATATTTAAAAAAGGTGAACTGTTTAATGGCCCTGGTGGACTAGCACTTGCAGCGAAAAATGCTAGAATAGAGCATCCAATTACCGGTGAAATTTGGGGAATTGAACATCAGTGGTCAAATGATTTTGATTCCACATCTTGTGAAACATATCGTTATAATATTTGTGGTGATATAGAGGACCAAACTGTTATTTGCGGTCCGGTTGAAAATTTACAAATAGGAAACAAGGAAGTGCTAGGTGAAATTGATTGCTTTGCATTTGGATTCCCGTGCAATGATTTTAGTGTAGTCGGAAAAAAACACGGATTAGATGGTGAGTATGGTGGACTTTATTCATACGGAGTAAAGGTGCTGAAAGAATATCAACCTAAGTTTTTTGTGGCTGAAAATGTAGGGGGCCTTCAAAGTGCTAATGGAGGACAGGCATTTATTCAAATTCTATCTGAGCTCGAAGAATCTGGTTATCAAATAACACCACATCTTTACAAATTTGAGGAATACGGAGTACCGCAAGCAAGGCGTCGAATAATTATTGTAGGTATAAGAAATGACTTGGCTGATAAAGGAATTAAGTTCAGAGTTCCAGCACCTACCACTGCTACTGAATTCGAAACAGCATCTAACGCGATAATGAATCCAGAAATAGAGGAGGATGCCCCCAATCATGAGTATCCAAGACACATGGAGAGGGTTAAGAAAATGCTTAGTTATATACCCCCAGGTGAAAACGCTTGGTACGCCGGTATTCCAGAAGAACTGCGCTTAAATGTGAAAGGAGCTCGAATTAGCTCTATTTATAAAAGGTTGGATCCGGATAAGCCTGCGTATACGGTAACCGGTAGTGGCGGGGGCGGAACTCACATGTATCATTGGGAGGAGTTACGTGCACTGACAAATCGTGAACGTGCAAGATTACAATCATTTCCTGACGATTTTATATTTTTTGGGAATAAAGAAGCGGTGCGAAAACAGATTGGAATGGCGGTTCCGCCGCGTGGAGTACAAACAATTTTCGAAGCAATATTAAAAACGTTTGCTGGTATTGATTATGAATCGGTTGAACCAGCGGCCAATCTCCAACTGGAAAATCTCAAAGGTAATCAGAGTATTCACTCTGAGGATATCATATCTAAAAAAAATGATTTGGCTAGTATATTGTCATAA
- a CDS encoding PD-(D/E)XK nuclease family protein gives MIYSFSRLNLYTTCPYRFFKKYIEGYEEPTTYPLALGKGVHKAVEDKINGVSHSEAVLNGMIEAEFHPEVTMDELSELVSHAPIKEDMGETEIHFQLPLSDEDSAPMLQGYIDLVSPDGSKIFDWKTNRVRYDVRDNHQIGLYAWAIGQLKNRTEVEGNLYFLRFRRASKHVFNQLDMDRSRQWALSVANEINSKRETLDLLPEEAEKLFPSTPSSYCRHCPFVIECYRKFSCYY, from the coding sequence TTGATTTACTCTTTTTCACGTTTAAATCTTTACACAACCTGTCCTTATCGATTCTTTAAGAAATATATCGAGGGATATGAAGAACCGACCACCTATCCTTTAGCTTTGGGTAAGGGGGTCCATAAAGCAGTCGAAGATAAAATTAATGGGGTATCTCATTCAGAAGCTGTTTTAAACGGGATGATTGAAGCTGAATTTCATCCGGAAGTGACAATGGATGAACTGTCAGAGTTGGTTAGTCATGCACCGATTAAAGAGGACATGGGTGAAACGGAGATTCATTTTCAACTACCTTTATCCGATGAAGATTCAGCCCCGATGTTGCAAGGGTATATTGATCTTGTTTCACCAGATGGAAGTAAAATATTTGATTGGAAAACGAATCGTGTGAGATACGATGTTCGGGACAATCATCAAATAGGACTGTATGCGTGGGCTATTGGTCAATTAAAGAACAGAACAGAGGTTGAAGGCAACTTATATTTTCTTCGATTCAGAAGAGCGAGCAAACACGTTTTTAATCAGTTAGATATGGATAGGTCAAGGCAGTGGGCTTTAAGTGTTGCGAATGAAATCAATTCCAAGCGGGAGACCTTAGACTTATTACCAGAAGAAGCGGAAAAGTTGTTCCCATCAACACCTTCTAGCTATTGTAGGCATTGCCCGTTTGTCATTGAATGCTATCGCAAGTTCAGTTGTTATTATTAG